The following DNA comes from Erigeron canadensis isolate Cc75 chromosome 3, C_canadensis_v1, whole genome shotgun sequence.
tgaacggtttattcagattcagatatAGCATGTGTGATTACTGGGAAGGAGAACAGGATATCTTTTCTGATGTTGAAGCTAATTGAGACTTTCCTCATTATAGGTCGAATATGAAACTTTGCCTGGGTGGCAGACTGATATTTCATCTGTAAGAAACTACTTAGATCTCCCAAAGGCTGCACAACAGTATGTGGAAAGAATAGAAGAACTTGTTGGTGTACCAATACATTACATTGGTGTTGGACCTGGACGTGATGCTCTTATATACAAATGAAATTGAAGCTAAAATGATCTCTTCAATCTCATTATCTGGATTAATAATCTCACCGCTGTCTAATGTTTCTAACCTTTGATTAGGAAAACAAAAGGTGTTTATCGGACATGCATTGTTGATGCTTGGATTTTGTGTTAATTTAGGTGTGTTGTGTAGCATTATGAGATGCGGTGAGGAAATTTAGTTTAGGTGTTATGAGTTTGCGTAATCTGACATGTTTGTGTTCCATACTACATTAGGGTTTATGGTTGATTGCATTTTTGAAATCACAGAACAGGTTTCTTTTCATATTGCTGTGTTTAACCAAGTAAAATCAGTAGTGTGTGGAATTCCAGTTATTGCCGTACTCGACTGATTGAGTAGGTATACAAAACTATTTTGCTGGCACATTAGGTGGTGAGATGAAGCTCAAATTATTGCCAGTCGTTTCTTTTTAATGTTCCTCGTTTATAATATTGTAACTGCTTCTATCTATCAAGTTATAAAGACTACAGAAATTCAAAATTTACGAAAGAGAAAGTtctcattaaataaaaaaaaaagagatcaaAGCATGTATCTGTGCCAGCTACAGGAACATCAAATATTTACACGTTTATAAACAGCAACAGACTCTTTGATCAAAATTTACAATTTGTCAAATATTTCAGCAGACGCATAAAATTTACTCCAAACTATGCATGTGCCTTGTAGGCATCAAGATATTTGCAAACAATACTATTACAAACTGCACAAAATCAAGGGTTGTCTCCAGTTCAGTTTGCCAAATGAAATCATGGACAATACCCAGAAGTAAATGTGTAGGTTCAAACAAAAGTCCGTCTTCAAGAGCGAGCGTCTGTTTATTTTAGAAtgcaataaaataaataaattgaactcGTTAGGCAGATACAAGCATTATCAATCATATATGTATAGAAGAACACTGAGAAGGAGTACCCGAAACAACAATTTGCTTATATACATACCTTGGCGGTCAACTAAAAGTAACAGCATGTTATTAAGCATCATGGCTTCTGTTGCACATGTTTCTCCATTTGTCTTTTAGATCAATATTCGTACGTCCTTTGTGGAAGACGTTGCGTCCAAAATCCAAAATCTCGTTCCACGGAATTCTGTTGTTCATAGCACTAGAATATTTCCCAACGCCTTCCTAAAAAAATTGAATCAGTCGATATAAATTATACTTTTAGTAGCCAATCATTGAATTAAGCACCTGCTAATAAAAGTGTAATTTGTAATAGCAAAATGAATAATACAATCCATCCACCATGTGTCATCACTACTATTCTACTAATCTTACCAATGGGTACTGTAGTCcatctaaagaaaaaaaaaaaaacaagaagttTTAAGGAACATCAAAAGCAGATCAGCATATTCAGAAAACTCAAGTACCTTCAACATTTCTTCCTCTGCTTTTGTCCATGGGATTATATTTCGCCTTGAACGCGGAATTGGTGGAGGACAAATGCTACGTATTTAATTCCAACAGAGTAATTAACAATTAGATCAATCATGCGCTTCACCAGTAGTCATTACACCAAGTGGTAAGTACAAATCATATATTTTGCAAAGTATAATGAAAATTACTAAAGAGTTTATAAAGAGAACTTACTATTTTGCTTTCCTCCTGCAAGATCTTTCTGAGGAAATAGGTTcagttgacctttgaactttTCTTATCTCAACCTTCTGTTTTGAGCCACTTGCTTCCGGTATTGGACTCGGAGGCAATTCAGTACTTTTATTCAAGCATCCAGTTTCTATATGCATATCATCATTAACATCTTGTATCGGCGGATTAGGGAGACCAGAACCTTCTTCATTTGACTCACAATTGCTACAAATTTAGGTCATATGTTTATCAGCGGTCATTACCAAATCTCAACAGAGGAATTAACATTAGAATCAATGATGTGTTTTGATAGGGTGGGAAAAAACCAAGTGCCcaaaacaaataacatattaTACACTGACATATAGTAACATTTTGTAAAGAGAACTTACTATTGTGCTTTTCTCTTGCTGAGTCTTGTTGAGCAAGTAGACTCGTTTGACCGTGGAGTATCTCTTACCTTACCTTTCTGTTTCGGGCTACTTGCTTGGGGTATTGGATTCTGAGTCAATTCAGTAGCTTGCTGATCCAAGCATCCGGTTTCTATATGCATATCATCATTAGCAACTTGTATCGATGTACCAGGTGGGGCAGAATTGTCTTCATTTGATTTACGGTTGCAGTTGTTAGCTCTACTTGCAGTGTTTACTTCACCATTTCTTTCAACCATTTCAGGAAAAGCTTCGGTTACATTTTTCTCTGATTCACATTGTTTCTTGGAGGACTTTTTTGGTATACGTTTGACTGTGAAACTAGAAAAAGCTTGTAGACCTTTTCTGGCCAAAGAAGCCTTCTGCTTAGCTTCCAGATATTCAGATATTGCACGACTATATGCACAAAACGGGCAAAAAAACTTATGATTGTCATCAAGGGAGAAGGCAGAGCCCAGACAACTTTCGTGAACTCGTAATTGGCATGATTCAGAGCTGCAAACTAATAACTGACCACCTTCATTACACTTCATACAAAGATCCATCTCTAAAAACTCAGTCATAGAGAATGAATCCTGACTAAGCTGACTGAGTGTGAACTGAGAATTAAAAAAAGCAGCTTTCTGAGCAGCAATATCAGTTCTCACATCATCAAATGTCTCGCTATTGGTAATTTTCTCATGTCGGCCGTCATATTCTCTATAAGTGTCTGGGAGAAAATTTTCACCATTATGATGAAGCATTTGTCGATCAGGTTGACTGTTGGTATGTGCATCATTTTCCACCAATTTGATACCACTGGCTTCTTCTTTAGAGCGTTCTAAAACTCTTTGCCGTTCTTCTCTTCCAGTCTGCTCAGTAGTTCCTCCAGTGGAATTCCCCAATTGATCAGTCTCTTGCCACACAACTTCTTTAAATTCGTTTTTATCTTTTCCAGGGTTCAAATCTAAATTGTTGTTATCAAGTGCATCTTGGATATTATCAATCACTGGACCTGTATCTTTACATATATGTGCCATTACTAGTTTACTCTTTTCTTTCAATGATGCAAGAAGTGGATGACTATTTTCATGAATCACATCCTTTAACTGTTTTATCAAACAATATATCTAACATAAGACATTTTCAATTTCAAGTCTTATTTCTTCAACCATTTGAGATATAGATagcaaataaaaagaaattccTCACCTTTTTCAATACACATTTAGGCAAGGAAGATCTTTTATGCATGAGGAATGGACGAACATCCCATTTTTCTTTATCCAATTTAGCCATACTTTTTGGTTTCTGCAACATTTACAAACAAACATAAGTAGATACGTAACAATCAGGTTTTCAGCACAGccaaaaaactttttaatataacatCACCTCATGTAATATCCGAAAAAGGACATCTTCACAGCGTTCTGATGTATCAAAACTAACTTTTGTGTTTTTAGCAGAAGCGGCATCAACTACAGCTTCATTACCATCAAACAAGCTCTCCAAGATTCTTAAGGAGACCAATTCTCTTGTATGATTTCCTGCATTACCTGAAATGACAGGAGCCGCTTTCATAAGACCTGAAGAAGGAAAGAATGTAAGACCAATAGTCATACAGATGAAAATTTATCAGTAACAAATGAAAGAAATTTCAATTCTCAAGCATACCCAATAAAGTAGATGTGTCGACTTGTTCATCACTTGCCAAGGCTTCAATTACCCAATTCCATACAGAGGCTGTAGTAGCAGAACACTTGGGCGCCATCTAAATAACTGCCGGAGTTTTAATGACTATTTTCATAAAGTATAACAAAAACGCATAagatatcaaaaagaaaaaagcctCAACTTTAGATATACTTGCTGTTTTTGCAAAACGATCACTGCAGTCATATTCGTAAATTTTCCACAGCATGTCCAAATTGCCTAAACAACATGATGACTGCCATCAAGCAAcagccaaaagaaaaaaaatcagcTTCACCATGACGATATCGATTACAGTTTCTTGTTTTCCTTCCGAGACTATCACTAGTCCAGGAATCCCCAACATCTTATTTGACACGTGGTTACATACAGTCTTTGACTAACTATCAAATAATCAAATGGTCAAAGTACACCGTAAAACCTTCTGGATCAAGATTAACAGCACTAACGTGAATGATTACTACTGAGCAAACGGGAGTATCTGGAATAGCAtttttccaacaaaaaaaaagacaaatgcATTACTTTCCGCACGAAAAAGgactaaaatttattttaattttactgAATTCAAGATTAGCCTTCAAGTCAAACGCTTAGAAAATTTCTCCCAATCCACTCTCAGCACATTTACAGACTCAAACACAATGAAAACTAATCATAGTGTCCGGCCGTTGGCCGACCAATCCACATGGTCCAAGTCCACCACCACCTAAAGTCAAACCGGTTAAAGCTCCCCCAACGAGACACTGTCAGACTGGCCAAGGGTTATCAATTTCTGTTTTCTAAACTAGCCAAAGTTTGAACCTTGAGTGTCCTATTTAGCAATTTTTCAAGAAACACTAAAGAAGTGTACTTGTACACATAAAGCAGCAAACTTTATACTTTAAATACAGTAAACTTTATTTACACACACAAATCACTAAAGTACATGGAAttcaagataaaaataaaaaagaagattaGGCTTTGAATTATTACTTACCTAAGTTAAAATCGAATCAAAGAACATAAACTGGTAAGGAGATAGAACACGTATATATAATCTCTTATTTACCGAGTAGAATCCATCATTTTCccaattgataaaaattaaaaaaccagcATTCTGGGGCTTGTAACAGAAGGAAGAAAAGATACAGTGAATTGCAAATTTAAACCCTTGTCTTTTCATTATATACAGCCACTCACtcccttgtttgtttgtttttttttttctttatgagtattattattattataaccgttactttttacccttttaactttttacttaTTTGCCTTAAGAtcatataaatgttatatactTTTTCAAAATGTTCCTTGTTAGTTACTcgtatgatttttatttttttttatgttcaatgtacttataattttgataatgttaagattttgttgtataaacttacatgttttttttggtaaaatttaattaaaatttaaattttagtacaatgatcaaataaatgattttaaaaagtatgtttataaaactaattaatagtACTTATAACCTTATAGAACATGACTAAAGATGAACATTTGAAAAAAGTACCTTACATTTTATTAACTTTAAACCTTTTACTTTAAACCATAGCATTTTGAActatataatttttcttttatatttttatataatttttattatttttattatttgggACTAAAGTCATACACACATAACATGGAGTAGTTTTTTAGCATGAATCAATGtattaaaactttcaaaataaagttttaaaaaaataaatcaaaagttcaaaagtgtcaaaaattacaaatacaGCATCTACTCCATACACTATGCTGATATCACATATTACTTGCCATTTTTCATCACTTTCATGAACTTTATCACATCTTAACTGCCATTTTTCATCACTTTCATGAACTTTTGACATGGTTTTGAGAGGTGCCAACTGCCAACGATTTAATACCTATCTTTGTAACTTACAGATGTTGGTGAATATGACGTATCTGCTGCATCCAAAGCAAACAAGACATCGAACATTATGCATACTTTGTACAGGGGTAAACTGGTAACCATGATAATAAAGCAATGTACACACTACACGCTAGATTTGCAACAAAATTACTTATAATTCTACAACTGTGTCAAAATCGTATGCATCATTACGAAGTGTATCTATACCTATAAAAGACTCACATTGCAATTTCCTGCGACTACtctaaatgaaatcaaacactGCCAGCTTTAGAATGGCCCCATTGGCGTCTACGGTTCCTTCTTTTCCTTCCATCGTTTTTAGCCTTAACTTTCTCTTTCAAGTCCCTTTCTCCTCGCCTCTTAtacattttaaaagttatattccTTTCGGCAGCCATCAACCTCACCTTTTCTGTAATTTCAGCAGCAATCTGTCTATTATATAGTTTTCTCAAACCTTTCATAAGCTTAGCAAAGGTATCGGGCTGTGGCATCAAACCAGCATCCATCATATCCAAACAGTAAGAACAAGCTTCCTTTACATGCCCTTTAGAAAAAAGAGCATGAATCCAAATTGTCCAAGCATACACATTAAGGTCACACCCTTTATTAATTATACAACTCCATACATCTTTGCTTAATTCGAGCTTTTCGCCTCTTAATAAGGAATTTAGTAGATCTTTCAAAAGGCCATACTGAGGGGTAGAAAAAAGACCTCTATCAACCATCTCTTTAAAGTACTCACAAGCTTCAACTAAAGATTCTTGATCAATAAGGCCATGAATCATATTCACAAAATTGTCAAGTCCCGGACTTAGCCCATTTGCTTCGATCTGGTTCCAGACTCGAACGCCTTCTTTAACCTCGCCTAACTTAAATGCTAACCGAATAACTGTATTGTAAATACTAAGATCTGGAAAACAGCCAATCTTTTGCATCTCATTCAGAAGTTCTAAGCATTCGTCCAATTCATCTTTCTTTTCGTGAGCATTCATAATATGCAGATAAGTCGTCTGATTTGGACTATGCCCTCTTTGTATCATGTGATCTAATAGTTCATACCCCTTTCCAGTTTTTCCCCATTTACAAAAGCCGCTTATTAACGTAGTGTATGTAACAACATCTGCCTCACAGTTATGTCTCTCCATGTCCAAGAAAACCTGCATTGCGTTCTCCATTTTATCTTGACCACAAAGGGCTTGTATCAAAATGGTGAAAGAAGTTGCATTTGGAACACAACCTTTTCGCCGCATTTCTTGCAAAAGATCGAAAGCATCCACCATCTTCCCTGCCACGGCATACCCATTAAGCAAATTGTTGTAAACAACAATGTCAGGTTCAAATCCAGCCTCTCTCATCTGCACCAACACGAACTTGGCCTCCATAAGCTTACCTTCTTTACACCAACCATATAACAGTGAAGTGAAATGTTTTATTGTTGGTGGAAACCGCACTCTCATATCCTCAAAAAGTAAAGCGGCTTCTTTGATGCTACCATTTTTACACAATGCATCTAATAAACACCCAAACACATATTCATCAGGCTCACACCCGTACTTAGGCATTTCGTCCAGAACTTCAACTGCTTTTTTAACCATTCTAGCAGAGGCAAACCTCCTAATCAAAACAACAAACACCTGGGGTGTAATAAGTTGTGGGTTTTCTCTTCTCATTTCATCGATCAGAGCCCAAACTGCACCAAACTGCCTCATTTTCCCTAAACTTTTAATCATCGATTTATATACATCATGGTTGTGACTATAACCAGGCTGTTTTGATGCCCAAGCAAAGAACCTGTATCCCAAGTTTCCTGCATCGCCACAGCGGTTCAATACACGTTCGGTTAATCCTGAGCGAACTGTAACACCGGATCCCTGTAAAGCAAGTTCCAATTTTGGAACCCGCGAGTGAAATTTCCTTAAGATCCTATAAATCTTCTCAACATCACTTGAAAACTCATCATGGGGTTCATTGGAAGTCCCTCCAGACTTGCTGTCAAGGCGAATGAGCCCTTGCCATCGGCTATCCTCCTCTGAAGAAAGACGTGTTTTTGATGTCGAGGCGAATGAGCCCTGACCAATAATTCTCATCATTATGGTACAGGAACTGTAAAGATATAGTAATAGAAATCTTTACTTAAATAGTTAAATGTCCAAAATAACTCGGTTGTTTGAATAGAAAATGTAAACGACTTACCTTTAAGTTTCTCCGTCTGTGTGGAGTCGGAATCCCATTCACTGATAAATCTTCCTGTTACAAATACACAATCATCCTAGAGTTTCCGTATTCCATCAGAGACAAACAAACACAAATTCTAGCAGAACTTAATACGGTAATGTACACTTACTTTTGAATCTTCAGCAATTAAATGGCGTTTAACATTGTTCACGGACCCTGCTCCAAAGAACGCATCTACATCATCCGAAAAAAACAAAGACATCGAATCTTTTCATATGGTTCCAATATAAGAAAGAAAGCGAATAATATAAGAACCAGTATAATCCAACTTTTCATTAATAGCAAGTTAATTAGTACAATTATAAGATAAAGCACATGATTTCTAATCCCTTGTAGCTAGCAATATTCAGAAGAATATTACAAAATGGAGCTAAATCAATGCAGAAACCCTTTTGATAATCCAAACTAAATTACCCATTATCATAATTATTAAACACctaattctaaaaggctaaatgagattattattattattaactaataaaataaatatataaagcaCAATGAAATGACAAcaagaataataaattataaatatatataaaaaaaaaaaaaggaaggaaagAATGAAACCTGATGATGAGGAGAAACAAGGATTCCACTGAAAATGAGAGATGGGTTTTTTAGCTGAATTTGTAAATAATATTCCCCTCctcattttttactttttttttttttaatttatgaaataatTATTAGGGTTACTTTAGCAACAGAATAGAATATAAGAGCTTCAAAACATGATACAACAGCTAACAATTGATTACTTTTGCCGGAGAGTCACGCCGGCTTAGTCGATAGAGATAGCCAACGGCAAGCCAGTTAGTCAGGGATGTGAAACCACTGGGCCAGTTCAATATATAGGTTTTTATCACCCCTAATATCAAATATTTCATTATTGAATAATAAAATGTCATATATGTTATTcctaatttatcaatatatcaaatatgttattgtgaagtaaaaaaattaataaatatctttaaaatatttttaaatattataaattttgctgTTAATATTGAAATACTTTAAATATGTCATTTATCCAATATGCTCGATTAAACTAatttagtcaaaattaaaacataaattttttttaaattattaataaaatacttaaaaatcacagttacacacattttttttctctttgcttTTATAATTCAATCCATGATTTGTCCTCTAACCGTGTAAATTTAATTCAATGTTACCGACATGattaattttattgatattcTTAAATCCGTTATCTTATTCAATTTATAGTATATAGTTAAGTGTTGCGATCTTGGTTTGTAAGTGACTAAATTATTTGATGCTTTTATTTTTACACAAGTAATTAGCTCCACGACATTTGATGCAAGAAAACTCATGAATTAAAGAAAGAGAGAATAAgtgcaattttatttttaatgtaaatttgaaatatttaatatatttcaatgttatttacatatatcataatgaccccatatataatataaaataatatatttgggcacatattatatattttacttaataatgacatatttgatatttgaggGTATTAAAAATGGCATTtataatatttcaaaatttaattaggcaaatatgatattttatgaCTTAAGAgtggcatatatgaaattttcccttTAAAGAAAAGCTTTTTTTTAGAGGAAATGATATACTGTATACTatttaagtttaattatataaaaaataataataataaaaactaataacTTGATTGTATGATAGATAAAATCAATTAATTCTCTTCATAtttcgtttttaaaaaaaaaaaatttttttagaacagcaaggGCCGGATCATGGGTATCCGGACTGGATACCGTGGACCTACCCGATCCCCTCCCCCTGCCCGACCCAACCCGGTAAAAACTTCACGAAAGCCAGGACAAAATCCTGACAGACAATCGCAGACCGAGAGTATCGAACCTGTGACCTTTTGGACAAAAATCCGGATGCCCAACCACCGAGGTAATACCTAATAGCTAAAAAGATTATCAAGCATtgaattttatatcattttctttataataaacTTACTTCAGTTAACCTTCACTTCGTATCATCATAGCATAAAAGGATTATCATAGCACCGACAACacaacttgttttatttttatataataataattaagtatATGACATGTTTTGTTAATACGGTTAAAATCATAAGATGAGATGcgaaatttttattaatattagaaaTATCAATAATTGGATGAGATAAATAGTTTTGAATTAAATAAATCGGTTTATTAAATATGAGTGTTTGTGACTAAAAATAATAGAGCGGCGATCCAAGAAATAGTGTGGTGGTTA
Coding sequences within:
- the LOC122592511 gene encoding uncharacterized protein LOC122592511 isoform X2 — its product is MAPKCSATTASVWNWVIEALASDEQVDTSTLLGLMKAAPVISGNAGNHTRELVSLRILESLFDGNEAVVDAASAKNTKVSFDTSERCEDVLFRILHEKPKSMAKLDKEKWDVRPFLMHKRSSLPKCVLKKLKDVIHENSHPLLASLKEKSKLVMAHICKDTGPVIDNIQDALDNNNLDLNPGKDKNEFKEVVWQETDQLGNSTGGTTEQTGREERQRVLERSKEEASGIKLVENDAHTNSQPDRQMLHHNGENFLPDTYREYDGRHEKITNSETFDDVRTDIAAQKAAFFNSQFTLSQLSQDSFSMTEFLEMDLCMKCNEGGQLLVCSSESCQLRVHESCLGSAFSLDDNHKFFCPFCAYSRAISEYLEAKQKASLARKGLQAFSSFTVKRIPKKSSKKQCESEKNVTEAFPEMVERNGEVNTASRANNCNRKSNEDNSAPPGTSIQVANDDMHIETGCLDQQATELTQNPIPQASSPKQKGKVRDTPRSNESTCSTRLSKRKAQYNCESNEEGSGLPNPPIQDVNDDMHIETGCLNKSTELPPSPIPEASGSKQKVEIRKVQRSTEPISSERSCRRKAKYICPPPIPRSRRNIIPWTKAEEEMLKEGVGKYSSAMNNRIPWNEILDFGRNVFHKGRTNIDLKDKWRNMCNRSHDA
- the LOC122592511 gene encoding uncharacterized protein LOC122592511 isoform X1; its protein translation is MLWKIYEYDCSDRFAKTASISKMAPKCSATTASVWNWVIEALASDEQVDTSTLLGLMKAAPVISGNAGNHTRELVSLRILESLFDGNEAVVDAASAKNTKVSFDTSERCEDVLFRILHEKPKSMAKLDKEKWDVRPFLMHKRSSLPKCVLKKLKDVIHENSHPLLASLKEKSKLVMAHICKDTGPVIDNIQDALDNNNLDLNPGKDKNEFKEVVWQETDQLGNSTGGTTEQTGREERQRVLERSKEEASGIKLVENDAHTNSQPDRQMLHHNGENFLPDTYREYDGRHEKITNSETFDDVRTDIAAQKAAFFNSQFTLSQLSQDSFSMTEFLEMDLCMKCNEGGQLLVCSSESCQLRVHESCLGSAFSLDDNHKFFCPFCAYSRAISEYLEAKQKASLARKGLQAFSSFTVKRIPKKSSKKQCESEKNVTEAFPEMVERNGEVNTASRANNCNRKSNEDNSAPPGTSIQVANDDMHIETGCLDQQATELTQNPIPQASSPKQKGKVRDTPRSNESTCSTRLSKRKAQYNCESNEEGSGLPNPPIQDVNDDMHIETGCLNKSTELPPSPIPEASGSKQKVEIRKVQRSTEPISSERSCRRKAKYICPPPIPRSRRNIIPWTKAEEEMLKEGVGKYSSAMNNRIPWNEILDFGRNVFHKGRTNIDLKDKWRNMCNRSHDA
- the LOC122593124 gene encoding putative pentatricopeptide repeat-containing protein At5g65820, with the protein product MRRGILFTNSAKKPISHFQWNPCFSSSSDAFFGAGSVNNVKRHLIAEDSKEDLSVNGIPTPHRRRNLKGSFASTSKTRLSSEEDSRWQGLIRLDSKSGGTSNEPHDEFSSDVEKIYRILRKFHSRVPKLELALQGSGVTVRSGLTERVLNRCGDAGNLGYRFFAWASKQPGYSHNHDVYKSMIKSLGKMRQFGAVWALIDEMRRENPQLITPQVFVVLIRRFASARMVKKAVEVLDEMPKYGCEPDEYVFGCLLDALCKNGSIKEAALLFEDMRVRFPPTIKHFTSLLYGWCKEGKLMEAKFVLVQMREAGFEPDIVVYNNLLNGYAVAGKMVDAFDLLQEMRRKGCVPNATSFTILIQALCGQDKMENAMQVFLDMERHNCEADVVTYTTLISGFCKWGKTGKGYELLDHMIQRGHSPNQTTYLHIMNAHEKKDELDECLELLNEMQKIGCFPDLSIYNTVIRLAFKLGEVKEGVRVWNQIEANGLSPGLDNFVNMIHGLIDQESLVEACEYFKEMVDRGLFSTPQYGLLKDLLNSLLRGEKLELSKDVWSCIINKGCDLNVYAWTIWIHALFSKGHVKEACSYCLDMMDAGLMPQPDTFAKLMKGLRKLYNRQIAAEITEKVRLMAAERNITFKMYKRRGERDLKEKVKAKNDGRKRRNRRRQWGHSKAGSV